In Vanessa cardui chromosome 28, ilVanCard2.1, whole genome shotgun sequence, one genomic interval encodes:
- the LOC124541702 gene encoding serine/arginine repetitive matrix protein 1-like: MSSRRNGSVSRAAEAASKNRLHMDRNPQHSRITDPSNPAGRRKEIDNVMKRARQASPGSWDRKLLEVEEKDPNRWRHTGYKQMYLDGSGSASPRRSRSPSPSRRSRSPRKSRSRSPRRRSPPRRSPARRRRSASPRARRTRPPPRPPSPPDPRKSSPSGSSASSCSDESCSVCSAKNKKVPPKPIKPGARTSPSPPRTKRPPPPVAARAVQPTRELLKARESSKRSREEKVLEWQRSQLAVRPAPPIPAAHIKREGERRPRAPRPERPERADRVSPAAIAAALADSDSDSESDASSEPPPQRLTLSERFGKMAQWSAARCARLENMRITRRDSALHVHIERDDAAPAAPDAPRADYPGLDPAPVGSYPEELLAVAPGGLPSWDDVRVRYDYYKKRGYLRGLTLGDYVKWEEWWYKYQEWLKRERAYERWAEGEGGTSRRERRRRGGRHRRS; encoded by the exons ATGTCGTCACGCCGCAACGGATCGGTGTCGCGGGCGGCGGAGGCGGCCTCCAAGAACCGTCTTCACATGGATCGCAACCCACAGCACTCGAGGATAACTG ACCCATCGAACCCGGCAGGGCGAAGGAAAGAGATAGACAACGTGATGAAGCGAGCGCGCCAGGCCTCGCCCGGCAGCTGGGACCGGAAGCTGCTTGAGGTCGAGGAGAAGGATCCCAACAG ATGGCGTCACACGGGTTACAAGCAGATGTACTTGGACGGCTCCGGGTCGGCTTCTCCGAGACGATCTCGCTCCCC GTCGCCGTCGCGCCGCTCGCGCTCGCCGCGCAAGTCGCGCTCTCGCAGTCCGCGCCGCCGCAGCCCGCCCAG ACGCAGCCCCGCCCGGCGCCGGCGCAGCGCCAgcccgcgcgcgcgccgcacgcgccccccgccgcgcccgcccaGCCCCCCGGACCCCAGGAAG TCGTCGCCGTCCGGCTCGTCGGCCAGCAGCTGCTCTGATGAGTCGTGCTCCGTCTGCTCGGCCAAGAATAAGAAGGTTCCGCCGAAGCCTATTAAACCAGG GGCTCGCACATCCCCGTCGCCGCCTCGAACCAAGCGCCCTCCCCCGCCCGTGGCCGCGCGAGCGGTGCAGCCGACCAGGGAACTGCTGAAAGCCAGGGAGAGCAGCAAGAGATCCCGGGAAGAGAAG GTGCTGGAGTGGCAGCGCTCGCAGCTGGCCGTGCGGCCCGCGCCGCCCATCCCGGCCGCGCACATCAAGCGCGAGGGCGAgcgccgcccgcgcgcgccgcgccccgAGCGCCCCGAGCGCGCCGACCGCGTGTCGCCCGCCGCCATCGCCGCCGCGCTCGCCGACAGCGACTCCGACTCCGAGAGCGACGCCAGCTCCGAGCCGCCGCCGCAGCG GCTGACGCTGTCGGAGCGCTTCGGcaagatggcgcagtggtcggCGGCGCGCTGCGCGCGGCTCGAGAACATGCGCATCACGCGGCGCGACAGCGCGCTGCACGTGCACATCGAGCGCGACgacgccgcgcccgccgcgcccgacgCGCCGCGCGCCGACTACCC GGGCCTGGACCCGGCGCCCGTGGGCAGCTACCCCGAGGAGCTACTGGCGGTGGCGCCCGGCGGCCTGCCCTCGTGGGACGACGTCAGGGTGCGCTACGATTACTATAAGAAGAGAGGATACTTGAGAG GTCTCACTCTGGGCGACTACGTGAAGTGGGAGGAGTGGTGGTACAAGTACCAGGAGTGGCTGAAGAGGGAGCGCGCCTACGAGCGCTGGGCCGAGGGCGAGGGCGGCACG